The Lathyrus oleraceus cultivar Zhongwan6 chromosome 5, CAAS_Psat_ZW6_1.0, whole genome shotgun sequence genome includes the window AACCTCAGTAAGGTCCTCCATATTTGCAGGCTTTACATTGGCAATATTAAAACTTTGATTGCTAATTTCCAGGTTCCAAAGATTTATTCGCAAATCATCGGCGGATATGAAAGTTTCTCCATCGCTGTTATTTGAAATAGAATTGATGTGATAATCATGAGCATGTCTCTATACTCTACGACATCGAGCCAACGGACTGGTCTCATGGCCAGCCACTACCGAGGGTAATCTTAGTGACGGTAAGCCTCCGGATGGAAATGAGAAATCGTTGCTTTGGCAACTATATGTTTTATCTAAAGATCCTTTATTAGCAAGATGTGGCTTAAGGATACAAGAATTGCTTGAACTTGCGATAGGTCCATTTCCATTCGTTTGAAGGGTCAATATTCATGTCAGAAACTTTCTGCACCTTCTTTTCTTGAACCTTCCAAAATTTGACGGTTTTGTCATTAGTAGACAGGAGGAATACAGCACGGTTAGCGGTTTGGCACCATTTCTTCCTTGAGACGGCGCACTCGTTGAATTCATCAACCATGCTATTGGCTCAGAAAATTGAGACGGGGATTCCACCGTAGGAGCTTCTCAAAAAGCCACCCTAACAAACCTTGAGGGCACTGCATAAAGTGTCGCCTATGAATGTTGGCTTGTCCACCGGTAAAGTCTGTTGTTGCTTGCCACAAGGTATGCTTCATTGTTGGAGTGGTTTAGCATTTTGCTGCTGTTGGTTTATTACTTTATGATGGCTGTTGTACTGCTGTTATGTTAATTATTGTTTGTTGCAGGTGAACAAATGGTGCTCTGTTCAAACTCATCTTCCTTAAATGGATGATAGAAATAAGGCAAGCAGTACTCGCATTCCTATCCAACTTCAGGTGCTTTAAAGCAAACCTTCTTTGGGTGCAACGAAGTATAAATATTTCAGTCTTCAGTCTTTCCACTTGGCTATCTCGGTCCTCCAGGGGAATGTACGGAACCCAGTCCATTTTCATTGGTTTCATGGGAATTATCTCTTCAGCCTCTCTCTGAACGGAGTTAATCCCAATTTTATCAGATGGTGGAAAAGGTGAGACAACAGCTACAACAACCGGAATGCAGATAACTTTGTTTTCCAGTTTGTGCATAACCAATTGAGGCTCAGTGCAACCAAAGAGGTAAACCTTCTTCCCAGACAACAAGCCACCCTCTTCAAATGCATTTTCTAAATTAGAGAAATTACAATTGATATCATACAAGGAATCCAATTGATCCCACTCAGTTCCAACTGGAAATGTTTCAACCCACAAGTCCTCCAAGTTGCGTTTATCTTCAAAATATTCCGGCTCAGATTAGGGTTTTGAGGTTTTGACACGTTTTGCTTTGAAATTGAACAGAGAAGAAGACGAAGTGGGATTGTGAAGAGTATTGTTGAAGCGTGAGAAGAAGAATTGGTAGCGAATTGGTGAGGCTTGAAGATGGAGCTTCAGAGCAGAACGAGTAACATTCATTGGAATTTTGTTCTACAATGAAAAATGTAAAATGGTGTATTGTATAGGGTATAGGGTTTTAGGAAGAGGATTTTGTTGTTGGTgagttttgattttaaaatggATTTGGATTTTGGATTTAAAAATGGAGTTGGGTTATTggatatttgattataaaaatggatatggatttttaggaataatccaagactaatttaaatatcaatttaaatagTAATAACGAATCAGCAAAAgaaaatcaaattaatctataattcgttaaaattactttgatatcaactctaacattcatttggaaattaaaatcaattagagtttgaatcattagtaaaataaacaattaagattaaattgaaattcgGAATTAAATTTAATTCGAAATTAAaatattgaaaattaaaaaaggtcaaataatgaaaatccattttataataaaaaaacaccatgatcaagaagctagataatgaccaatgtgtaacaaaaaaacatggatttgggaatgaatgtatgcaaatgaactttaggccaattgccaaataaaaatgaaaaatgaaaaaaattcaggaccaaaatcggggtatgacagttgcccctatttaagtatcttctactagagaatatgaagcaggacactcttcatatgatcatagtgggagatggttaaatactaagaagacccgaattttgatcctgattccctatgacatgatgtgatatgatatgatatgatatgatatgcatggatgcaagattctcttttttttgtaatttttatctgctagggatatagtgaacccttgacaggagatgctactagacagaccaatctgtggggaatgctgatgacccacagggagacagaca containing:
- the LOC127078741 gene encoding serine/threonine protein phosphatase 2A 55 kDa regulatory subunit B beta isoform, translated to MVDEFNECAVSRKKWCQTANRAVFLLSTNDKTVKFWKVQEKKVQKVSDMNIDPSNEWKWTYRKFKQFFDGETFISADDLRINLWNLEISNQSFNIANVKPANMEDLTEVITSAEFHPTHCNTLAYSSSKGSIRLVDLRQSALCDSHAKLFEEQEAPGSRSFFTEIIASILDIKFARKKTV